The Cydia splendana chromosome 8, ilCydSple1.2, whole genome shotgun sequence genome contains a region encoding:
- the LOC134792646 gene encoding B-cell CLL/lymphoma 7 protein family member A, which produces MSRSVRAETRNRVKDDIKRVMQAVEKVRHWEKKWVTIGETTMKIYKWVPISTNEQKKKHAAKRDNKENTLTPKKMHDSSNSNFGMAEDSNTCFSTVSDSQGPTEFTSAHMNFSEDSNSQSSGTTTPAKRLKTD; this is translated from the exons ATGTCTCGTTCCGTACGCGCCGAAACTAGAAACCGTGTTAAAGATGACATCAAAAGAGTCATGCAAGCTGTTGAAAAAGTTCGCCATTG GGAAAAGAAATGGGTGACGATAGGGGAAACAACCATGAAAATATATAAATGGGTGCCGATATCAACAAACGAGCAGAAGAAGAAGCACGCGGCCAAGCGAGATAATAAGGAAAACACGTTGACCCCCAAAAAGATGCACGATTCATCCAACTCCAACTTCGGAATGGCCGAGGATTCTAACActt GTTTCTCAACTGTGAGTGACTCCCAGGGCCCCACAGAGTTCACCTCAGCACACATGAACTTCTCAGAGGACTCCAACTCCCAAAGCAGTGGCACCACAACACCGGCGAAACGGTTAAAGACTGATTGA
- the LOC134792643 gene encoding transmembrane GTPase Marf, translating into MAAYVNRTISMMAGDGPHNVGLNNGNVRVNMSNVDSPLQIFVRAKKKINDIFVEIDDYVKDAVTFMHAVSGDNSIATPQDVTNVEAYVSKVQAIREVLKRDHMKVAFFGRTSNGKSTVINAMLHDKILPSGIGHTTNCFLQVEGSDTDEAFLRTDGSDEKQPVQSVSQLGHALCASRLQECSLVHVYWPRELCALLRDDVVLVDSPGVDVTPNLDEWIDQYCLDADVFVLVANAESTLMVTEKNFFHKVSTKISQPNIFILNNRWDASASEPEYLDQVRTQHANRCVDFLSRELRVCSPKEAEERIFFISAKEALLTRMREREKPVTSPMLVEGHQVRYFEFVDFERKFEECISQSAVRTKFAQHSRRGKNIASDVMAKLDQVYNSATEQKSAKVEKQRILHEQLSSIEEQLTTVTRQMKDKINRMVESVEHKVSLTLSQEIRRLSALVDEYDTPFRADRAALEQYKRALHRHVEAGLGSRLKKRLSHDIGHEMDEAQKEMADRMYNILPMHKRAAAATVMQPHQQPFEVLYRLNCDNLCADFTEDLSFRFSYGLTAIIQRFQGRGHTKTALKNAPQYTPIPATITPAPASMELARPGVVGPFSAEEWSLVSKFALGALTSQGTMGGLLLSGLLLKTVGWRIVAVTGAVYGALYLYERLTWTAKAQERLFKKQYVTHASNKLRLIVDLTSANCSHQVQQELSTMFARLCRLIDEATTEMDEELCEVREAIKMLEDASTSAKKLRNKANYLGHELELFDDAFLAHTN; encoded by the exons ATGGCTGCATATGTTAATCGAACCATATCCATGATGGCTGGTGACGGGCCGCACAATGTGGGGCTAAACAACGGCAATGTGCGCGTCAACATGTCAAACGTGGACTCCCCGCTGCAGATTTTTGTGAGAGCCAAGAAGAAGATCAATGATATATTTGTGGAAATTGATGACTATGTTAAAGATGCCGTTACATTTATGCatg CCGTGTCAGGCGACAACAGTATCGCGACCCCACAGGACGTCACCAATGTGGAGGCCTATGTTAGCAAAGTGCAGGCTATTCGGGAGGTGCTCAAGAGGGATCACATGAAAGTCGCGTTTTTTGGCAG AACGAGCAACGGCAAGAGCACAGTGATAAACGCCATGCTGCACGACAAGATACTGCCGAGCGGCATCGGGCACACCACCAACTGCTTCCTACAAGTGGAAGGGTCTGATACCGATGAGGCCTTCCTGCGCACTGACGGCTCTGATGAGAAGCAACCCGTACAG TCCGTGAGCCAACTAGGCCACGCCCTCTGCGCGTCGCGCCTCCAGGAGTGCTCGCTCGTGCACGTGTACTGGCCGCGCGAGCTCTGCGCGCTGCTCCGCGACGACGTGGTCCTGGTGGACAGCCCCGGGGTGGACGTCACGCCTAACTTGGACGAGTGGATCGACCAGTACTGCCTCGATGCTGACGTGTTCGTACTTGTCGCGAATGCAGAGTCCACGCTCATGGTTACC GAAAAAAACTTTTTCCACAAAGTATCGACAAAGATATCGCAACCGAACATTTTCATACTCAACAACCGGTGGGACGCCTCTGCTTCCGAACCTGAATATCTGGACCAG GTCCGAACCCAGCACGCCAACCGCTGCGTGGACTTCCTCTCGCGCGAGCTGCGAGTGTGCTCGCCCAAAGAAGCAGAAGAACGCATCTTCTTCATCTCCGCTAAAGAAGCGTTGCTGACGCGCATGCGCGAGAGAGAGAAGCCCGTCACAT CGCCCATGCTGGTGGAGGGCCACCAAGTGCGCTACTTCGAGTTCGTGGACTTCGAGCGCAAGTTCGAGGAGTGCATCAGCCAGTCCGCCGTGCGCACCAAGTTCGCGCAGCACTCGCGCAGGGGCAAGAACATCGCCTCCGACGTCATGGCCAAGCTCGACCAg GTGTACAACAGCGCGACAGAACAGAAGTCCGCCAAAGTGGAAAAGCAGCGGATTCTGCACGAACAGCTCAGTTCCATCGAGGAACAGCTGACTACTGTCACCCGACAGATGAAGGACAAGATCAACCGCATGGTCGAGAGTGTTGAACACAAG GTGTCACTGACCCTCAGTCAAGAAATCCGTCGCCTCTCAGCCCTAGTGGACGAATACGACACCCCGTTCCGCGCCGACCGCGCCGCACTCGAGCAGTACAAGCGAGCGCTACACCGTCACGTCGAAGCCGGACTTGGCTCGAGGCTCAAGAAGAGGCTCAGTCATGATATAGGACACGAGATGGACGAGGCGCAGAAGGAGATGGCCG ACCGCATGTACAACATCCTCCCCATGCACAAGCGGGCAGCGGCCGCCACCGTGATGCAGCCGCACCAGCAGCCCTTCGAAGTGCTGTACCGCCTCAACTGCGACAACCTGTGCGCCGACTTCACCGAGGACCTCAGCTTCCGCTTCTCTTACGGCCTCACCGCTATTATACAGCGCTTCCAGGGCAGGGGGCATACTAAAACAGCGCTTAAGAATGCCCCGCAATACACGCCG ATTCCAGCGACGATCACACCGGCACCCGCCTCCATGGAGCTGGCGCGGCCCGGCGTCGTGGGGCCCTTCAGCGCCGAGGAGTGGAGCCTCGTGTCCAAGTTCGCTCTCGGCGCGCTCACCTCGCAGGGCACCATGGGCGGCCTGCTGCTCTCCGGCCTG CTGCTCAAGACAGTCGGCTGGCGCATTGTAGCCGTGACCGGGGCCGTATACGGCGCCCTTTATCTCTACGAGCGACTCACATGGACGGCAAAGGCGCAGGAGAGACTGTTCAAGAAGCAGTACGTGACGCACGCCAGCAACAAGCTGCGGCTCATCGTCGACCTCACCTCCGCCAACTGCAGCCACCAAGTGCAGCA GGAGTTATCGACAATGTTCGCCCGCCTCTGCCGGCTGATCGACGAGGCGACCACCGAGATGGACGAAGAGCTGTGCGAGGTCCGCGAGGCCATCAAAATGCTGGAAGACGCCTCCACTTCGGCTAAGAAACTACGCAATAAAGCCAACTATTTAGGCCACGAGTTGGAGTTGTTTGACGACGCGTTCCTTGCACACACTAACTGA